GTTTCAATGGCAGTCCTTACAATCTTAGTGATTGCCTGTACTGAGATATGGCTGTAAGGCGGAATAATTCGGAGAAACACATATGGACTTTCATTGTCGGCACGCTCTTCCTGTAAATATCTCTCCAAAGCAGTTTTTACATCGGGAACCATGGGAAGTTCAATAGTGACACTGGTTTTATGCTGGGTAAGCAGGATCAGGTCCCTGTCAAAATCCAGCTCTTTGAATGTCATGGATGAAATGTCCCCGCTTCTGATTCCGAGCCGCGTCGCAAGGAGCAGGGCTGCATAATCACGCTTTCCGTGTGGGGAAGTCTGGTCTATGCTGCTTTCGATTTTTAGAATTTCATCTGTTGTGTATACAGAAGGGTATGGCTGCGGTCTTTTAAAAAGAGGGACAATACCACTGTAATCCCTGTCGGTATGACCGGACTGATAAGCATACCGGAGAAATGTCCGGATGTGGGAAAGATACCACTTGCTGCTGACTGATAAGCATACGGTTCCTATATTTTGGGGATTCATTTCCTGCGGTTTCACACAACCGATTCTGGTTAGGGCGGATAAAAAGTAATGTCCAATCTTATCATGAAGATGAATTGTACTTTCCTGTAGCCCCTTACGTCGTCCGTCTTCAAGATATTCCGACAAAAAAGCATCCATCTCGGGATTCAGTTCCTGATACCTGCATGATGCAATGTCGTTTTCGTTTGTCTGTTGACACATGGTTAAAACCTCCTCGTTATTTTAGTGGCTTTAACTGTACCATACATGAAAAACGTTATCCGAGATTTTCTGTTCAAAACCCAGAATACCAAACGACATTTGAAGTTTACCTCGGATAATTGAATATCTGGGATAATGCGCCCTTGTAAACAAGGGACTTATGGCATATCCCCGGATTTTGGCAGGTTTGCAGTCAATTCCGCAGACCCCGGAAGATAGGACAGGGCAATCAGAAATGCTTTGACCTCTGCGCCGGAAAGGCTGGAAGCCAGCGGGAAAATCCCCTCCAAAATGGCTCCGCGCTCAATCAGGCGGCGGGTGCGAACCCTGCGTTCTTCGTTTCGTTGCTTGTTCTCCAAAATCTTCTTGCGGTTTTCAAGCTGCCGGATCTCCTTCAGGACTTCCTGCCGTTCTTCTTTTGGGGGTTGGGCTGTAATTTTTTCGTTCATGTCATGCACCTCTTTTCTTTGGAAACGCTTATAGATTGACCGTCCATTTCTGACGCGCAAAGTACCGGCGCAGCCTCCGCAGTGCAGCGTGGATGGATTTTCCCGCCTGTGATGGTGTGATACCCTCCATTGCGGCAATATCTTTCACTTTCATACCCAGCATATAGCGGGCGTGGACACGGCGAGCCTGCATAGGCGGCAGGGAAGAAATGGCTTCATACAATCGCCGTATCAGTTCTTCGTATTCGGCTAATTCTTCTTTTTCTATCAGATGATCCTCCGGCGATGGCTGCGCCCAGCCGATTGCAGCATTTTCGATTCCATCGTTACAATCGAGGGAGTAAAACGCCTTATACCGGAACATCTTGCGTTCTCTGGCGGCCTCGGCTCTCTTATCCAGAAGAAACGCTTCGACGATCTCATCGGACACCTCCACAAAAATGTCCTCTTTGCAAAATGGATAATATTGTTTGAGATTGATGGTCTGCATAGGCACGCCCTCACTCTGTTTGAAAAAGGTCATCATAGCAGCGGCGCATATTCCGCAGACCCCGACGGATGGAAACGCTGACCTTGCTGCTGTGGACGCCCTCTCTCCGGGAGATTTCCGGCTGCTTGATACCGGCAATGTAGTAGGCGTGAACACGGCGGGCCTGTGTCGGAGTGGCATGAGCCAGAGCCACCGGCAGAGCTGCTATCAGGTGCAGGCGGGTGGTCATTTCTTCTCGTTCCAGCAAAATATCTTCCGGCGATCTGCTGTGTTCCAGTGCGTAATTTTCCAGCCAGCTGTATGCCTCCAGAGAGTAGTAGGCGCGGTGGTAGACTTTCCGACGCTCATAGTTCTCCATCTCCCGCTGGGCCTGATACATCGCTGCCCATACCTCGTCCGTAACATCCACAAACTCGTCATGCCGGTAGTGGGGATACATCCACCGCAGATTGATTGTTTTCATAGGCTTACCTCCTGAAAATCGGAGAGGCGGGCAGCTCGTCCGCTGTCCGCCCCTCGCTGAGATAAGGGAAATGATCCCTTTCACTTGGTAGCCAGAAAACAGGTCATTCGTTAAGCCTGCTCTCAAAGAAATTTATAAATTTTTTTCTGACCGCCTCCACACTTTGATACACAGCCACTTTGGAGCAGCCGCACAGCACACCGATCTCTGCAAGGCTCAGCCCGTCAAGCGCATAGAGCAGGAACCGGCGGCGCTGGGCCTCGGTACAGGTGTCCAGAACTGCCATCAGCTCATGTAGCGTTTCCATGCGGCAAAGGTATTCTTCCGGCGTTTCGCCGTAGGCTCCTACACCCTCGGTGGTAATGATGTACTCGTCAAACTCCCGGCCATCCCAATGCCGCCGCTGTTCATGGAACAGGTTCTCCGTTTTGTGATCTGCCCGATCAAGAAATTCATAGACTTCCAGCGTGACCTCCACGGCCACAGCTTGTCCGTTATAATTGATGGTAACTTCCATCTGTCCTTCCTCCATTCAGACTTTTTTGGGAAAATCTGAATGGGGTGGTGGGGCGCGGCACCGGGGATAAAGTTCGGGCCATGCTGACCCGATGTTCCGGCTCCATAGGGACAAAAAAGCGCCCGGACGGCATAAAGCCATACGAGCGTCATGGAATATATTTTGCTGTTTAATTACATGGTATAGTGCATACTTCTGACCGCATTGCTCCGCTGCTGGGAACAGGCTTTTTTTAGCTGGTGCAGGTCATGGGTACTGTGAAAAAAGGCAAACATAGACACGGCGGCATCCTCCTATGTGCCGCCGTGGATTTACACGGTGTTAGGTCGTCGTTGGTTTAGGATAAACGAAAAGAAACGGCGGCTCTGAAATCAAAGCCACCGCTTCATAGGCGCGTGGAAATGTGTCTGCTTTACGACGGCTTTTTTTCTTTTGCCGTCGTCCGGCAGAATGTTACTCCATATTCAATTCAATGCTTCCAGTGAAATTTTCACATTCAATGCCGATATAGTTTCCACCTTCAGGGAGTGTAATTGTATCACTATATGTTCCGGTTGTTTCAAGCAAAGTGACTTCTTCATCAGCTCCAGAAATCCAAAATACTTTTGCAGTTCCATCCGTAACCTCCAGCGCGCAGTCAATAGACAGATCCTTACCCGCTTCACGCTTTATGGAAGTTCCGCCGAACAAATACTCTGTATCTGAAAAATCCTCATAGTTGGCTGTATAGCTTCCTGTATAATCATCAATTCCTTTTTCTTTCGTACCTTGTAAGGATGAATTTCCGGTAAGTGCTATGGAACCAGCAGACTGAACAATATTGTTATACTGATCGAGAACTTCATCTTTTGTACAACCGGAAAGCACAGAAGCGCCCAACAGTATCAAGCATAATGATAGAACTATTTTCTTCACAGGTATCACCTTCCTTTCCTGCGTACAGCACGCTTTCCTTTTCCCTTGGAATTTGCCTGTTTACGGGATTTTATTTCTTTTTGTTACTGGACATCAGTAACAACAGCACCGCCCAGAGAACCATGATGCCAACCCCAATGACTGCCAGCAAAGGATTCGGGGCTGTGGTTGTTCCGGCATATCCACTCATGTCAAAGCCCACTAAAATCAGCGCAGCAGAAAACGGATAGATGCTGGCAAGGATACCGCCTTTGAAGAACAGCATGCTATATCCAAGGAAAAACGCCAGAATGGAACCTCCCAGATATGCCCCTCGGATCTGCCCAAAAATCAAGATCAGCGGCATACAGACCAAATAGGTCGTCAGAGCTGCCAACACGATCTGTGTACCTCCATGAAAAAACACTTCCACTGTCAGTCCCGATAATCCAACCGTCAATCCAGTAATCAAGGTAACGCCAACGCTGTATATTCCCAGCAGGACTGCAAAAATCCCGACCCAAAAGAGCTTAGCTCCCAGCATTTTCGGCATGGAAACAGGAATTGTCATGATGTTTTTCAGCGTATCATGGGTGGATTCTCTGTCAATCAGCCAGCTGCCAATCATCACCAGTGAAATCGGAAAAAACATCTGCGTATTGCCCCAGACAACATTCTCAAACAGAGTGGAAAAATCATAGTTTGGATTTCGGTACTCCGTCTCCACAATCAGCTGGCTCCCATATTGCACCAACGGACAGAGTGCAAGCGCCACCAGCCCCACCCAAAGTATTTGGCACCGGCGTAGCTTGAGCAATTCTGCTTTTAATAAATTCCACATAATTACACCCCCTTAGATTTCCTGGCGCCGGTAAACCAACGCAATCAGCGCAAGAAATACAACGGCTTCCCCAACAATCACACCGAACACCTGAACACCATTCAGAAAATACGGACTGATCCGTTCCAACAAGTCTGCCAATTCCGCACTGGTCTGGCTTTGGTCATAAAATTGGAAGGTCCAGCGGAAAGCCAGCGGTCCCGGAAACAGGGTTCCGATATTCAAACCAAAAGGCTGTGTGAGGAACGCATCGCTCATCGAAAGGATATAATTTGCAGTCGTATAGAAAAAGGTAATCACGACCGACACGATATAGTTTTTATTAAGAAGAACAACGAGCAGGATACATGGAAGTGCGCCTACCCACATAATCAGCCCTTCTTCTATCCCAACGCCAAACAAGGTCCAAAACCCAACCGGCTCCCAGCCCTGAAACAGCAAAACCGCAAGATTTACCAATCCTCCAACTGCCATAAAGCCAACGGCAAACAATAGCAAAACCAGCATCTTGGACAGCACCAACTTGGTTCTGTTTATCGGTATGGTAACAAGGTTTTTTAGTGTGTCATTGTCCAGCTCCTCAAACAGCAGATTGGAAGCCAGTATCACAAGGAGCGGCATCAAAAGCAAATAAGCACTGAGCTGGAACAGGCTGGACATCACTCCATTTACAGCATCCACATCAGTGTTTACATCTGCCAGAAAGAAAGCATAAGCCAATGGCATGAAAACAGAAAGCAGCAGAGAAATAAATACCAAGGGCTTCCGTTTTAATTTCAAAAATTCGCATTTGATTAGTTTAAGCAATTCCTTCGCCCCCTGTCACACGCTTGAAGTAATCTTCAAGACTTTCTTCACAAGTATGCGCCTCCGATACCTCCAATCCGTTTTCTACAAAGGCAGTTACAATTTTCCCCACAGGCAGATCAAGGTTGTGCAGGCGCAGATTGTGGTCGTCCTGTATGGAAAAATGGTTTTCATGGAAATTGCGTTCCAAAATTCTTGCCGCCTGTGCAGTATCAGAGAGTGTAAACCGGATATGCTTACTGCTTTTTTGCTCCAGTTCAGCAAGGCTTTCTTCTTCCAGCAATGCGCCGTGGTCGATAATTCCAATATCGTCAGCCAGCAAGGAAATCTCCGAAAGAATGTGACTGGAAATCAAAATGGTTTTTCCTCTTGCGTCGCAAAGCTCCCGAATAAAGGAGCGTACTTCTGCAATACCGATAGGATCGAGACCGTTGATCGGCTCATCCAAAATTAAAAGTTCTGGATCGTGCATAACGGCAAGGGCGATGGCAAGCCGCTGCTTCATACCAAGAGAATACTGTGAAAAGAGCTTTTTATCTTTGTAAGGCAGTCCTACCAGATCCAGAGCATCTTTGATGGCATGATTGTTTGGTACGCCCCGCAGGGTAGCAAAGATACGCAGGTTCTCTGTGCCGGTCAGATTGGGATAAAAGCCGGGAGACTCAATCAAGCTACCAATACGGGGCAGCAATTTCTTTTCATTCCCCTGCAAGGGTTTCCCCCAGATTTTGACCTCCCCGGAAGTCGGCTTCGTTAAGCCCAACAGCATTTTCATGGTAGTGGTTTTTCCGGCTCCGTTTCTGCCCAGCAGACCATAAATTCTCCCACGCTTCACATGGATATTTAAGTCAGCCACACTCTTTTGTGAGCCATATTGCTTCGTCAGA
This DNA window, taken from Dysosmobacter welbionis, encodes the following:
- a CDS encoding tyrosine-type recombinase/integrase, which produces MCQQTNENDIASCRYQELNPEMDAFLSEYLEDGRRKGLQESTIHLHDKIGHYFLSALTRIGCVKPQEMNPQNIGTVCLSVSSKWYLSHIRTFLRYAYQSGHTDRDYSGIVPLFKRPQPYPSVYTTDEILKIESSIDQTSPHGKRDYAALLLATRLGIRSGDISSMTFKELDFDRDLILLTQHKTSVTIELPMVPDVKTALERYLQEERADNESPYVFLRIIPPYSHISVQAITKIVRTAIETAGIDPGKRKQGAHAFRASLASSMVNDNIPYEVVRKTLGHTDQNAIRSYASLDIEQLRGYALPVPEAAGTFAGFLEGRWSLS
- a CDS encoding DUF3847 domain-containing protein codes for the protein MRVRNGRSIYKRFQRKEVHDMNEKITAQPPKEERQEVLKEIRQLENRKKILENKQRNEERRVRTRRLIERGAILEGIFPLASSLSGAEVKAFLIALSYLPGSAELTANLPKSGDMP
- a CDS encoding RNA polymerase sigma factor, which produces MQTINLKQYYPFCKEDIFVEVSDEIVEAFLLDKRAEAARERKMFRYKAFYSLDCNDGIENAAIGWAQPSPEDHLIEKEELAEYEELIRRLYEAISSLPPMQARRVHARYMLGMKVKDIAAMEGITPSQAGKSIHAALRRLRRYFARQKWTVNL
- a CDS encoding RNA polymerase sigma factor; translated protein: MEVTINYNGQAVAVEVTLEVYEFLDRADHKTENLFHEQRRHWDGREFDEYIITTEGVGAYGETPEEYLCRMETLHELMAVLDTCTEAQRRRFLLYALDGLSLAEIGVLCGCSKVAVYQSVEAVRKKFINFFESRLNE
- a CDS encoding ABC transporter permease; amino-acid sequence: MWNLLKAELLKLRRCQILWVGLVALALCPLVQYGSQLIVETEYRNPNYDFSTLFENVVWGNTQMFFPISLVMIGSWLIDRESTHDTLKNIMTIPVSMPKMLGAKLFWVGIFAVLLGIYSVGVTLITGLTVGLSGLTVEVFFHGGTQIVLAALTTYLVCMPLILIFGQIRGAYLGGSILAFFLGYSMLFFKGGILASIYPFSAALILVGFDMSGYAGTTTAPNPLLAVIGVGIMVLWAVLLLLMSSNKKK
- a CDS encoding ABC transporter permease; protein product: MLKLIKCEFLKLKRKPLVFISLLLSVFMPLAYAFFLADVNTDVDAVNGVMSSLFQLSAYLLLMPLLVILASNLLFEELDNDTLKNLVTIPINRTKLVLSKMLVLLLFAVGFMAVGGLVNLAVLLFQGWEPVGFWTLFGVGIEEGLIMWVGALPCILLVVLLNKNYIVSVVITFFYTTANYILSMSDAFLTQPFGLNIGTLFPGPLAFRWTFQFYDQSQTSAELADLLERISPYFLNGVQVFGVIVGEAVVFLALIALVYRRQEI
- a CDS encoding ABC transporter ATP-binding protein; translated protein: MDTNYIIETKNLTKQYGSQKSVADLNIHVKRGRIYGLLGRNGAGKTTTMKMLLGLTKPTSGEVKIWGKPLQGNEKKLLPRIGSLIESPGFYPNLTGTENLRIFATLRGVPNNHAIKDALDLVGLPYKDKKLFSQYSLGMKQRLAIALAVMHDPELLILDEPINGLDPIGIAEVRSFIRELCDARGKTILISSHILSEISLLADDIGIIDHGALLEEESLAELEQKSSKHIRFTLSDTAQAARILERNFHENHFSIQDDHNLRLHNLDLPVGKIVTAFVENGLEVSEAHTCEESLEDYFKRVTGGEGIA